A region of Pseudoalteromonas aliena SW19 DNA encodes the following proteins:
- a CDS encoding response regulator: protein MDVALLQRRFERERLARKEAEKLLEQKSLQLYEANEVLKNAAENLEREVASRTHELMLAKQEADSANQAKSGFLANMSHEIRTPMNAIIGMAYLALDTQLSEKQRDYVEKIHYSAQSLLGIINDILDFSKVEAGKLELENKQFNFNHFLENLVNLISGLACERNIEVIFDVDPKLPDYFTGDALRLNQVILNLLNNALKFSMRGTVTLAINLISKSSKCTHVVFSVTDNGIGMTPPQVESLFTPFTQADVSTTRKFGGTGLGLVISKTLVELMQGEITVKSEIKKGSCFTFQIPLGNATKQASFDLALLQNKRALIIESTDSKLCSLQRLLNSFKVNISVVNNAGEALDTLTNSSTYDFIFIDWRILKLKHVDTAESLRNKLKINAKKLIIIAPYENQDLNESLHGFTENTYRILIKPIIKSNVYNLLLQVLHKQPLKKSTVQTKPATNASLKKLQGAHILLVEDNPLNQQVASQILRSNGLLVDIAADGIEALEALKHKAYHGVLMDCQMPRMDGYTAAIEIKKQSKFKDLPIIAMTANTMEADLLKAQTSGMNGYISKPIAVESMFEVIAKWVRV, encoded by the coding sequence ATGGATGTAGCACTTTTACAAAGACGGTTTGAGAGAGAGCGGCTTGCACGCAAAGAAGCTGAAAAATTATTAGAGCAAAAATCGCTACAACTTTATGAAGCAAACGAAGTGCTTAAAAATGCTGCTGAAAATTTAGAACGAGAGGTAGCCAGTAGAACGCATGAACTTATGTTGGCAAAACAAGAGGCTGACTCTGCAAATCAAGCTAAATCCGGATTTTTAGCGAATATGAGCCATGAAATTCGTACTCCCATGAATGCAATTATTGGTATGGCTTACCTTGCCCTTGATACGCAATTATCTGAAAAACAGCGAGACTACGTTGAGAAAATTCATTATTCGGCTCAGTCTTTACTGGGGATCATTAACGATATTTTGGATTTTTCAAAGGTAGAAGCGGGCAAGTTAGAACTTGAAAATAAACAATTTAACTTTAATCATTTTCTAGAAAACCTTGTTAATTTAATTAGCGGCTTAGCCTGTGAAAGAAACATTGAAGTGATATTTGATGTTGATCCTAAGCTGCCAGATTATTTTACTGGTGACGCCTTAAGATTAAATCAGGTCATATTAAATTTACTCAACAATGCGCTTAAATTCTCAATGCGTGGGACTGTTACATTAGCTATTAATTTAATTAGTAAAAGTAGCAAATGCACTCACGTTGTTTTTTCGGTAACCGACAACGGCATAGGGATGACCCCGCCACAAGTTGAATCATTATTTACACCTTTTACTCAAGCTGATGTATCAACAACGCGTAAATTTGGAGGTACAGGTTTAGGTTTAGTTATTAGTAAAACGCTCGTTGAACTAATGCAAGGTGAAATTACTGTAAAAAGTGAAATTAAAAAAGGGAGCTGTTTTACTTTTCAAATACCATTAGGTAACGCAACTAAACAGGCAAGTTTTGATTTAGCGTTATTACAAAATAAACGTGCACTCATTATTGAGAGTACGGATAGTAAATTATGTTCATTGCAGAGGTTACTGAACAGTTTTAAAGTTAATATAAGTGTAGTTAACAATGCAGGTGAAGCTTTAGATACGCTGACTAACTCATCAACTTATGACTTTATTTTTATAGATTGGCGAATTTTAAAGCTTAAACACGTAGATACCGCTGAGTCACTACGAAATAAGCTAAAAATAAATGCAAAAAAACTCATTATTATTGCGCCATACGAAAACCAGGATCTTAATGAAAGCTTGCATGGGTTTACTGAAAATACCTATAGAATTCTTATAAAGCCGATTATAAAAAGTAATGTTTATAACTTACTTTTACAGGTTTTGCATAAACAACCGCTAAAAAAATCGACAGTACAAACCAAACCTGCAACGAATGCGTCACTAAAAAAATTACAAGGCGCACATATTTTATTAGTCGAAGATAATCCACTTAACCAGCAAGTTGCGTCACAAATTCTTCGTTCAAATGGCTTGTTAGTTGATATAGCCGCTGATGGTATTGAAGCACTCGAAGCGCTAAAGCATAAAGCTTACCATGGTGTGTTAATGGATTGCCAAATGCCTAGAATGGATGGATATACGGCAGCTATAGAAATAAAAAAACAGTCGAAATTTAAAGATTTACCTATTATTGCGATGACTGCAAATACTATGGAAGCAGATCTTTTAAAAGCACAAACTAGTGGCATGAATGGTTATATTTCAAAACCTATTGCAGTCGAAAGTATGTTTGAAGTGATTGCAAAATGGGTACGTGTATAA
- the cysE gene encoding serine O-acetyltransferase yields MRHAIWQQLRGEANDVVKREPLLASHVYSCILNHDCLGSALSFIVANKLADAVVSAFTIRELFDQSFVKCDRMLSFVAEDIKAVKDRDPAAETYLTVILNLKGFHAIQAHRLANCLWQQNRKELARFIQSRTSEVFGVDIHPACKVGKGIMFDHATGIVIGETAVIEDNVSILQSVTLGGTGNEQGDRHPKIRAGVLIGAGAKVLGNIEVGEGARIGAGSVVLSNVPPHTTAVGVPAKIIGRPDCECPAQSMNQNFLANPEPENESHTSSML; encoded by the coding sequence ATGCGTCATGCAATTTGGCAACAGCTTCGCGGTGAAGCGAACGATGTAGTAAAACGAGAACCACTATTAGCGAGTCATGTGTATTCATGCATTTTGAATCATGATTGTTTAGGTTCGGCATTAAGCTTTATTGTTGCTAATAAATTGGCCGATGCGGTGGTATCTGCATTTACTATTCGGGAGTTGTTTGATCAATCGTTTGTAAAGTGTGACCGAATGCTCTCGTTTGTTGCAGAGGATATTAAGGCGGTGAAAGACAGGGATCCCGCTGCCGAAACCTACCTTACGGTTATATTAAATCTTAAGGGTTTTCATGCTATTCAAGCGCACCGCTTAGCTAACTGCTTATGGCAACAAAACCGTAAAGAGTTAGCGCGTTTTATTCAAAGCCGTACATCTGAAGTATTTGGGGTCGACATTCACCCAGCATGTAAAGTAGGTAAAGGCATTATGTTTGACCACGCAACTGGGATTGTTATTGGTGAAACAGCGGTAATTGAAGATAACGTATCAATACTTCAATCGGTAACGCTTGGCGGTACAGGCAACGAGCAGGGTGATCGTCATCCTAAAATTAGAGCGGGTGTATTAATTGGTGCAGGCGCTAAGGTGCTTGGTAATATTGAAGTAGGTGAGGGAGCGCGAATTGGTGCAGGCTCTGTTGTACTTAGTAATGTACCACCGCATACAACGGCTGTTGGCGTACCGGCTAAAATTATTGGTCGACCGGATTGTGAGTGTCCAGCGCAAAGTATGAACCAAAATTTTTTAGCAAATCCAGAACCTGAAAATGAATCACACACTAGCTCAATGTTATAA
- a CDS encoding heme NO-binding domain-containing protein — protein sequence MKGIIFTEFLEMVESHFSVEVADQIIEQNDLDSKGAYTSVGNYDKQELIKLITSLSECVNLPVGVLLKEYGKYLLSHFLIYYPQFFQDLTTTFDFLDTIDRHVHVEVKKLYRDADLPNFQTKRLSSTKMQMFYHSSNPFALLAEGLIEGAANHFGENIHVNSDISENHQVATFNLTLVD from the coding sequence ATGAAAGGTATTATTTTCACTGAATTTTTAGAAATGGTTGAAAGTCACTTTTCTGTAGAAGTGGCCGACCAAATAATAGAGCAAAATGATCTCGACTCTAAAGGTGCTTATACGAGTGTTGGTAATTACGATAAACAAGAGCTTATAAAGCTAATCACATCACTTAGTGAATGCGTTAACCTGCCAGTTGGCGTACTGCTTAAAGAATATGGAAAATACCTTTTAAGCCATTTTTTAATTTACTACCCGCAGTTTTTTCAAGACCTAACTACAACATTTGATTTTTTAGATACCATCGACAGGCATGTGCATGTTGAGGTTAAAAAGTTATATCGTGATGCCGATTTACCAAACTTTCAAACTAAGCGTTTGAGCAGTACTAAAATGCAAATGTTTTATCACTCAAGTAATCCATTTGCGCTTTTAGCTGAGGGGTTAATTGAAGGGGCTGCTAATCATTTTGGTGAAAATATACACGTAAACAGTGATATCAGTGAAAATCATCAAGTAGCTACTTTTAATTTAACGTTGGTAGATTAA
- a CDS encoding M16 family metallopeptidase, protein MKFKLLATSLAVSLALTGCAMQQNQSTQTTAQQEQVNKADDRVFSQDYLIEELENGLRVMVVKTDYPDVVSLQIPVSVGSRNEVEEGKTGFAHFFEHMMFKGSQKYPEDVYSDILKNSGVDNRAYTTNDYTNYHLNFSKQHLDKVLELEADIFQNLTYTEEQFRTEAQTVKGEYLKNNASPIRKLLSAVREEAFDKHTYKHTTMGFFEDIEAMPDQMAYGKEFFAKFYKPEYVSLVIVGDVDPQATMAMVKKHWGSWKKGNYVADIKAEPVQQAPKYLHQQDKALPGHWLLVSYKGAAWEPAKKDRAALDLISQLYFSSNSDLYQELVVDKQIASQMFTYNPETKDPGLLHVFVKVENADDLATARDAINRTYAKARTELVDEQKLSDLKSNLKYSFINGLDSSQAIASTLASYMHFERDPEVINQLYKSADNITAQDIKAVANKYFTDNARTTVTMSALDKALGFEQETDLNALTAKLEQAPAAPVFKVLDKTNSSPLIDVNFLFNTGAAADPQGKKGVAALTAAMLAQGGSQATSYKDIQKALYPLAGSFGYQIDKEMLSFQGRIHKDNAPQWYALVSDQLLNPGFRDDDFKRLKKEMIDGIKSGLKASNDEELGKEVLYSALYKNHPYESYNYGDISDLEALTLDDVKAFYNSELTQSKLTVGLIGAVPANLKAKMMSDFATLPKGEQSRLSIPDAPALKGHHATIVEKSAQSTAVSFGFPIDTIRSSEDWTALWLVRSYFGEHRSSNSFLYERIRETRGMNYGDYAYIEYFPRGMFQTKPDANLGRSEQIFQVWLRPLRSNNDAHFATRTALFELDKLIKNGMSEEDFEATRNFLINFVPQMVASQNRQLGYALDSEFYNTDSFVSYVTNKLKTLSVADVNRVIKDNLQTDNVQYVFITGDGADMQKRLASEQTSPMVYNTNKPAELVAEDEVIADYKLAIPAKNIEVMKVDKVFQ, encoded by the coding sequence ATGAAATTTAAATTATTAGCAACCAGCTTAGCGGTATCGCTGGCGTTAACGGGTTGCGCCATGCAACAAAACCAAAGCACGCAAACAACAGCACAACAAGAACAAGTAAATAAAGCTGATGACCGTGTTTTTTCGCAAGACTATTTAATTGAAGAGCTAGAAAACGGCTTACGTGTCATGGTTGTTAAAACTGATTACCCTGATGTAGTCTCGCTGCAAATTCCGGTATCGGTTGGATCGCGTAACGAAGTTGAAGAAGGCAAAACAGGCTTTGCTCACTTTTTTGAACACATGATGTTCAAAGGCTCACAAAAATACCCAGAAGACGTATATTCAGACATTTTAAAAAATTCAGGTGTAGATAACCGCGCGTATACAACAAACGATTACACAAACTATCATCTAAATTTTTCAAAGCAGCACCTTGATAAAGTACTTGAGCTTGAAGCTGATATTTTTCAAAACTTAACCTACACCGAAGAGCAATTTAGAACAGAAGCACAAACGGTAAAAGGTGAGTACTTAAAAAACAACGCGAGCCCAATTCGTAAATTATTAAGCGCTGTACGCGAAGAAGCGTTTGATAAGCACACGTATAAACACACCACGATGGGCTTTTTTGAAGACATAGAAGCCATGCCTGATCAAATGGCGTACGGGAAAGAATTTTTTGCTAAGTTTTATAAGCCTGAGTATGTGTCACTTGTTATTGTGGGCGATGTAGACCCACAAGCTACAATGGCAATGGTTAAAAAGCATTGGGGAAGCTGGAAAAAAGGTAACTATGTTGCTGACATTAAAGCAGAGCCTGTTCAACAAGCACCAAAATATTTGCACCAGCAAGATAAAGCGCTACCAGGGCATTGGTTACTTGTATCGTACAAAGGCGCTGCATGGGAGCCGGCTAAAAAAGACAGAGCGGCACTTGATTTAATCTCACAGCTTTATTTTTCTAGTAATTCAGATTTATATCAAGAGTTAGTAGTCGACAAACAAATTGCCAGCCAAATGTTTACCTATAACCCAGAGACTAAAGATCCGGGTTTATTACACGTATTTGTTAAAGTAGAAAACGCAGACGATTTAGCCACTGCGCGCGATGCAATTAACCGAACTTATGCAAAAGCACGCACCGAATTGGTTGATGAGCAAAAGCTCAGTGATTTAAAATCAAATCTTAAATACAGCTTTATTAATGGTTTAGACTCATCGCAAGCAATTGCTTCAACACTTGCGAGTTACATGCATTTTGAGCGCGATCCTGAGGTTATAAACCAGCTTTACAAATCTGCAGACAACATTACAGCGCAAGATATTAAAGCCGTTGCTAATAAATACTTTACTGATAACGCCCGTACAACAGTCACTATGTCGGCACTTGATAAAGCGCTTGGGTTTGAGCAAGAAACTGATTTAAACGCGCTTACTGCAAAGCTTGAACAAGCACCTGCAGCGCCTGTATTTAAAGTACTTGATAAAACCAATAGCTCGCCATTAATTGATGTTAACTTTTTATTCAATACCGGTGCTGCTGCCGACCCACAAGGCAAAAAAGGTGTTGCTGCGCTCACTGCGGCTATGCTTGCACAAGGTGGCTCGCAGGCGACAAGCTATAAAGATATCCAAAAAGCACTTTATCCGCTTGCGGGTAGCTTTGGTTATCAAATAGATAAAGAAATGTTGTCGTTCCAAGGGCGTATCCATAAAGATAATGCACCGCAGTGGTATGCACTTGTGAGCGATCAACTACTAAACCCAGGCTTTAGAGATGACGACTTTAAGCGCCTTAAAAAAGAAATGATCGACGGCATTAAGTCAGGCTTAAAAGCATCTAACGATGAAGAGCTAGGCAAAGAAGTGCTATACAGTGCGCTTTACAAAAATCACCCTTACGAAAGCTACAACTATGGTGATATTTCGGATTTAGAAGCGTTGACGCTGGATGATGTTAAAGCGTTTTATAACAGCGAGCTTACGCAATCTAAACTCACGGTTGGCTTAATTGGGGCTGTGCCTGCAAACCTTAAAGCTAAAATGATGAGCGATTTTGCAACGCTACCAAAAGGTGAGCAAAGCCGTTTAAGTATTCCTGATGCGCCAGCGCTCAAAGGTCATCATGCAACAATAGTAGAAAAGTCGGCGCAATCGACTGCGGTATCGTTTGGTTTCCCTATTGATACGATTAGAAGCAGTGAAGACTGGACTGCATTATGGCTTGTGCGTTCGTACTTTGGTGAGCACCGTAGTTCTAACAGCTTTTTATATGAGCGCATTCGTGAAACTCGCGGCATGAACTATGGCGATTACGCCTACATTGAATATTTTCCTCGTGGTATGTTTCAAACTAAACCTGATGCAAACCTAGGACGCTCTGAGCAAATATTTCAAGTGTGGTTACGCCCACTTCGCTCTAATAACGATGCGCACTTTGCAACACGTACCGCCTTGTTTGAGCTAGATAAGCTAATTAAAAATGGTATGAGCGAAGAGGACTTTGAAGCAACGCGTAACTTTTTAATTAACTTTGTGCCGCAAATGGTGGCAAGTCAAAACCGCCAATTAGGTTACGCACTTGATAGCGAATTTTACAATACAGATAGCTTTGTAAGTTACGTAACTAACAAACTTAAAACGCTAAGCGTTGCTGATGTAAACCGCGTTATTAAAGACAACTTACAAACAGACAATGTTCAATATGTGTTTATTACTGGTGACGGCGCTGATATGCAAAAACGTTTAGCGTCTGAGCAAACCTCACCAATGGTCTACAATACCAATAAACCGGCTGAGCTAGTTGCTGAGGATGAAGTAATTGCTGATTACAAATTAGCAATTCCTGCAAAAAATATTGAAGTGATGAAAGTCGATAAAGTATTTCAATAA
- a CDS encoding methylenetetrahydrofolate reductase, which translates to MALSLKEKIVDTKQGVYLIGTTPPKIGTDKAQLKVIAEKLLGRLHEIEYDGVIIYDIQDESSRTNQARPFAFKQTVDPREYSHLLRNLSAQDVITYKSVAQRGVGEFKDWLSETKNDYDLQNVVLVGSPSSIGDIKLSLPDAYKALAEQSDDFFLGGVTIAERHSSKRNEHERLIEKTAQGCQFFISQAVYDAQATIELITSYARTCKAQGIIPQRIILTFTPCGGEKTLEFMQWLGISVPEATKWRMLDADNTLSESVRICRENLDLILKSCAHLDVPLGLNIESLTNRKEEIDASINLYRLLKAIMELNLAEKQIA; encoded by the coding sequence ATGGCTTTATCACTAAAAGAGAAGATAGTGGACACCAAACAAGGTGTTTACCTTATTGGTACTACCCCGCCTAAAATCGGCACCGATAAAGCGCAATTGAAAGTCATTGCAGAAAAGCTACTAGGTCGCTTACACGAAATTGAATACGACGGCGTAATAATTTACGACATTCAAGACGAAAGCAGCAGAACTAATCAAGCTCGTCCATTTGCGTTTAAACAAACCGTTGATCCGCGTGAATACAGTCATTTACTACGTAATTTATCTGCACAAGATGTGATTACTTATAAAAGTGTGGCACAGCGTGGCGTAGGCGAATTTAAGGATTGGCTAAGTGAAACTAAAAACGACTATGATTTACAAAATGTTGTTTTAGTAGGTAGCCCATCATCGATAGGTGATATAAAGCTAAGCCTGCCAGATGCGTATAAAGCATTGGCTGAGCAATCAGATGATTTCTTTTTAGGTGGCGTTACTATTGCTGAACGCCATTCAAGTAAACGAAATGAGCACGAACGATTAATAGAAAAAACAGCACAAGGTTGTCAGTTTTTTATATCGCAAGCTGTTTACGACGCACAAGCCACTATAGAGCTAATTACTAGCTACGCACGTACGTGTAAAGCACAGGGTATTATACCTCAACGTATTATATTAACGTTTACCCCGTGCGGCGGCGAAAAAACCTTAGAGTTTATGCAATGGCTGGGTATCTCAGTGCCAGAGGCAACTAAATGGCGCATGCTTGATGCAGACAATACATTAAGCGAATCAGTCCGTATTTGCCGCGAAAATCTCGACTTAATACTTAAAAGCTGTGCGCATTTAGATGTACCGCTGGGCTTAAATATTGAAAGCTTAACAAACCGTAAAGAAGAAATTGACGCGTCAATTAACTTATATCGTTTATTAAAGGCAATAATGGAATTAAACCTAGCCGAAAAGCAAATAGCTTAG
- a CDS encoding sensor domain-containing diguanylate cyclase, with product MFETDQWAFSGVDGKISLHKWQKIIDLITGLFSAPSGYIVQATSKGYRVVIKSNEGGSHFETNPILSPHTPLFCKYVVQSNNIVYVNAASKSEAWNTLPEVVEDGVESYLGLPIHWPQGQIFGTLCLKDTKKTSYTDEYFELIEQLRDLIEDDLALINSFEQMREVAMLDALTNIYNRRALILLAQQKLSLAFRLGFDVCCLFIDVNDFKKLNDTCGHEVGDKALIILAVTLKAHLRDADIVGRLGGDEFVAVMQVNDKNKLNGITNKISTEYSKALVKSDICDLSLSIGYSFTESKKQSFETLLNSADQAMYKNKLSKKRDK from the coding sequence ATGTTTGAAACTGATCAATGGGCATTTTCAGGTGTTGATGGCAAAATATCATTACACAAATGGCAAAAAATAATCGACCTTATCACGGGGCTTTTTTCAGCCCCGTCTGGTTATATAGTTCAGGCTACAAGTAAAGGCTATCGTGTTGTAATAAAAAGTAATGAAGGCGGCTCTCATTTTGAGACAAACCCTATACTCTCTCCTCATACCCCTCTTTTTTGTAAATACGTAGTCCAAAGTAATAATATTGTTTACGTCAATGCTGCAAGTAAGAGCGAAGCGTGGAACACCCTACCAGAAGTAGTTGAAGACGGTGTTGAATCCTACTTAGGTTTACCTATTCATTGGCCACAAGGCCAAATATTTGGCACCTTGTGTTTAAAAGATACTAAAAAAACAAGCTATACCGATGAATATTTTGAACTGATAGAGCAGCTACGTGACTTAATTGAAGACGATTTAGCACTTATAAATAGCTTTGAGCAAATGCGCGAAGTAGCCATGCTGGATGCACTGACTAATATTTATAATCGCCGGGCCCTGATTTTGCTAGCTCAACAAAAGCTAAGCTTAGCTTTTCGGCTAGGTTTTGATGTGTGTTGCTTATTTATTGATGTAAACGACTTTAAAAAATTAAACGACACATGCGGACATGAAGTGGGCGACAAAGCTTTAATTATATTAGCAGTTACATTAAAGGCACATTTACGAGATGCCGATATAGTTGGTCGTTTAGGTGGCGATGAATTTGTTGCTGTAATGCAAGTAAATGATAAAAATAAACTCAACGGTATTACTAATAAAATTTCGACTGAATATTCAAAAGCCTTGGTTAAAAGCGACATTTGTGATTTATCGCTAAGCATTGGTTATAGTTTTACCGAATCCAAAAAACAATCGTTTGAAACCTTACTGAATAGTGCTGATCAAGCAATGTATAAAAATAAACTTAGCAAAAAACGAGATAAGTGA